From one Novosphingobium sp. genomic stretch:
- a CDS encoding amidase yields MIEPLTQGGAQDALTRCLSLILQEDDRWHAMLAINPQAEAEAEAADHAAAQGQGLGPLHGVVLAIKDNIDVAGMATTSGCKALARAMVPGDAPVVARLRAAGAVVVGKTNLSEFSFEIRSRSSLGGDVRCPFAPDSTAGGSSGGSAVAVARGFAMAALGTDTGGSIRIPAACNGLVGLRPAHGMLSLEGVAPLAPSTDTIGPITRSVADARLLYEIMGGQIGGNAAPRRVGVVRQAFGEDARILAACDQALERLARGGIELVDPLTLPGVEDLLAGPHIVDAEFGAAFDAYLAGRASTGNAPASLAELVTGGAFLPDHRESLTKRMAISPDAAPPILARHRELTAMLRAVMAQHRLDALFYPTMRVIPEGLGNPPGGWAPELAARSGWPAISVPVAAPGERPVGAELLVPARQEAALFALAAMLERP; encoded by the coding sequence ATGATCGAGCCGCTGACACAGGGCGGCGCGCAGGATGCCCTCACCCGCTGCCTGAGCCTGATCCTTCAGGAGGATGACCGCTGGCACGCCATGCTGGCCATCAACCCGCAGGCCGAGGCCGAGGCTGAAGCCGCCGATCATGCCGCGGCACAAGGGCAAGGCCTCGGCCCGCTGCATGGCGTGGTGCTGGCCATCAAGGACAACATCGACGTTGCGGGCATGGCCACCACCTCGGGCTGCAAGGCTCTGGCGCGGGCCATGGTACCGGGCGACGCGCCGGTGGTGGCACGCCTGCGCGCGGCAGGCGCGGTGGTGGTGGGCAAGACCAACCTCTCGGAGTTCTCCTTCGAGATCCGCTCGCGCAGCTCGCTGGGCGGCGATGTGCGCTGCCCCTTCGCCCCCGACAGCACGGCGGGCGGATCGAGCGGCGGATCGGCGGTGGCGGTGGCGCGCGGCTTTGCCATGGCGGCGCTGGGCACCGATACGGGCGGATCGATCCGCATTCCGGCGGCCTGCAACGGGCTGGTCGGGCTGCGTCCGGCGCATGGCATGCTCTCGCTGGAGGGCGTCGCGCCCTTGGCCCCCAGCACCGACACCATCGGGCCGATCACGCGCAGCGTGGCCGATGCGCGGCTGCTCTATGAGATCATGGGCGGGCAGATCGGCGGGAACGCGGCGCCCCGCCGCGTGGGTGTGGTGCGGCAGGCCTTCGGTGAGGATGCTCGCATTCTGGCCGCCTGCGATCAGGCGCTGGAACGGCTGGCGCGTGGGGGAATCGAACTGGTCGATCCGCTCACCCTGCCCGGCGTCGAGGATCTGCTGGCCGGGCCGCATATCGTCGATGCGGAATTTGGCGCGGCCTTCGACGCCTATCTTGCCGGGCGTGCCTCAACCGGAAACGCTCCCGCCTCTCTGGCCGAGCTGGTGACAGGCGGCGCCTTCCTGCCCGACCATCGCGAGAGCCTGACCAAACGCATGGCCATCTCCCCCGATGCGGCGCCCCCCATCCTCGCCCGCCATCGTGAGCTGACCGCGATGCTGCGGGCGGTGATGGCGCAGCATCGGCTGGACGCGCTGTTCTATCCCACCATGCGCGTCATCCCCGAGGGGCTGGGCAATCCTCCGGGCGGCTGGGCGCCCGAACTGGCGGCACGCAGCGGATGGCCCGCGATCAGCGTGCCCGTTGCCGCGCCCGGTGAGCGCCCCGTCGGCGCCGAACTGCTGGTGCCTGCCCGACAGGAAGCCGCGCTCTTCGCCCTGGCCGCCATGCTGGAGCGCCCCTGA
- a CDS encoding TonB-dependent receptor produces the protein MHKHPLLRGVSAFTLTMLATPALAATEPAADQPAVASTSAAPAANDASTGEIIVTAQRRSEKLRDVPISMTALSGDALNKLRANDISRVEFATPGFTWGSQGSDSFPAIRGVRTSLVSAQNDPVIGFYIDGIYQSRTQQQSIPLFDIARVEVLRGPQGTLYGRNTFGGNVSIVTAEPTHDFGVGANLEKGNYNQSRVDGYINLPVTDTLAVRFSGVFQRHDGYVHSTTPGVVLDDLNENAERVAVKWTPTSDLEVTLHAGTWRRDDAGAGSYGYKVAGTLINPATGYQSINGQPYAVNPSVPNGSPNVAGRDIGKPVTGGAWTNDWDYQPFEHIAEDYVSGQIAYNLGPVTLKSITGYTHFRAHRSADNDQSSVTFEGLGYGSGVQEANTRSNAFTQEVQLASNAKGRLEWIVGAYYLHDSIFETYQQKITAPGATTTGFRADAGLTTDAYAIYGQGTFQLVPDLLRVIAGARYSHEKKAFNFADWADAAPGTYNFMSPYSVTSGAPSFSSGTWRAGLQFTPDRNTMIYATASTGFESGGVNDTGGNPAIPSSYAPQKVWAYEAGIKSKILGGKGEIEASGFYNKFSNLQINVYTPLVSYFGSAGQARSYGGELALRLDPVPNLHINTTLSFMNARYTRYISGNNFYGASGGADPVSVDLAGKKIPQSPDFKATVLASYDIDLGKAGTLTPSGNWLHSGGYYTTDYNTVLDYQKAYDKLGASLRWSAAKGNNTYIEAYGDNLTNQATLLSGVVGRLERIQVSYGAPRTYGVRVGTKF, from the coding sequence ATGCACAAGCACCCACTGCTAAGGGGCGTTTCCGCCTTCACACTGACGATGCTGGCCACGCCCGCTCTGGCCGCGACGGAGCCTGCTGCGGATCAACCGGCGGTGGCATCGACCTCTGCCGCCCCTGCGGCCAATGATGCGAGCACCGGGGAGATCATCGTCACCGCCCAGCGCCGCAGCGAAAAGCTGCGCGACGTGCCCATCTCGATGACGGCACTCTCGGGCGATGCGCTTAACAAGCTGCGCGCCAACGATATTTCCCGCGTCGAATTTGCCACGCCGGGCTTCACCTGGGGCTCGCAGGGCTCGGATTCCTTCCCCGCCATCCGCGGCGTGCGCACCAGCCTGGTTTCGGCGCAGAACGACCCCGTCATCGGCTTCTACATCGACGGCATCTATCAGAGCCGCACCCAGCAGCAGTCGATCCCGCTGTTCGACATCGCGCGCGTCGAAGTGCTGCGCGGCCCGCAGGGCACGCTCTATGGCCGCAACACCTTTGGCGGCAATGTCAGCATCGTCACCGCCGAGCCCACCCATGATTTCGGCGTCGGCGCCAATCTGGAAAAGGGCAATTACAACCAGTCGCGCGTCGACGGCTACATCAACCTGCCCGTCACCGACACGCTGGCGGTGCGTTTTTCCGGCGTGTTTCAACGCCATGACGGCTATGTCCATTCGACCACGCCCGGCGTGGTGCTCGACGATCTGAACGAGAATGCCGAGCGCGTCGCCGTGAAATGGACCCCCACCAGCGATCTGGAGGTCACGCTGCATGCCGGCACCTGGCGCCGCGACGATGCGGGCGCGGGCTCCTATGGCTACAAGGTGGCCGGCACGCTGATCAATCCGGCGACCGGCTATCAGTCGATCAACGGCCAGCCCTATGCGGTCAATCCCTCGGTGCCCAATGGTTCGCCCAATGTCGCGGGCCGCGACATCGGCAAGCCGGTGACCGGCGGCGCCTGGACCAATGACTGGGATTACCAGCCCTTCGAACACATCGCCGAGGATTATGTCTCGGGACAGATCGCCTACAATCTGGGGCCTGTGACGCTCAAGTCGATCACCGGCTACACCCATTTCCGCGCCCATCGCAGCGCCGACAACGACCAGTCGAGCGTCACCTTCGAGGGCCTCGGCTATGGCTCGGGCGTGCAGGAGGCCAACACGCGCTCCAACGCCTTCACGCAGGAGGTGCAGCTTGCCTCCAACGCCAAGGGGCGGCTGGAATGGATCGTTGGCGCCTATTATCTGCATGACAGCATCTTCGAGACCTATCAGCAGAAGATCACCGCGCCGGGTGCCACCACCACCGGTTTCCGCGCCGATGCCGGGCTGACGACCGACGCCTATGCCATCTATGGGCAGGGCACCTTCCAGCTTGTGCCCGATCTGCTCAGGGTGATCGCGGGCGCGCGCTACAGCCATGAAAAGAAGGCGTTCAACTTCGCCGACTGGGCCGATGCCGCGCCGGGCACCTACAACTTCATGTCGCCCTATTCGGTGACATCGGGCGCGCCCAGCTTCAGCAGCGGCACATGGCGCGCGGGCCTGCAGTTCACGCCGGACCGCAACACGATGATCTATGCCACCGCCTCCACCGGTTTTGAATCGGGTGGGGTGAACGACACGGGCGGCAATCCGGCCATTCCCTCCTCCTATGCCCCGCAAAAGGTCTGGGCCTATGAGGCGGGCATCAAGTCGAAGATTCTGGGCGGCAAGGGCGAGATCGAGGCCTCGGGCTTCTACAACAAGTTCTCGAATTTGCAGATCAACGTCTACACGCCGCTGGTGTCCTACTTCGGTTCGGCGGGTCAGGCGCGCTCCTATGGTGGCGAATTGGCGCTGCGGCTCGATCCGGTGCCGAATTTGCACATCAACACCACCCTGTCCTTTATGAATGCGCGCTACACCCGTTACATCAGCGGTAACAACTTCTATGGCGCTTCGGGTGGGGCCGATCCGGTCTCGGTCGATCTGGCGGGCAAGAAGATCCCGCAGTCGCCCGATTTCAAGGCGACGGTGCTGGCTTCCTATGACATCGATCTGGGCAAGGCGGGCACGCTGACGCCCTCGGGCAACTGGCTGCATTCGGGCGGTTACTACACCACCGATTACAACACGGTGCTCGATTACCAGAAGGCCTATGACAAGCTGGGCGCCTCGCTGCGCTGGAGCGCGGCCAAGGGCAACAACACCTATATCGAGGCCTATGGCGACAATCTGACCAACCAGGCCACGCTGCTGAGCGGCGTCGTCGGGCGGTTGGAGCGTATTCAGGTCTCCTATGGCGCGCCGCGCACCTATGGCGTGCGGGTCGGCACCAAGTTCTGA
- a CDS encoding LacI family DNA-binding transcriptional regulator, with amino-acid sequence MPKPQTNKKSTSTIMEQGRRPTSYDVARIAGVSQSAVSRCFAPNASIGAAKRELILKVAAEIGYRPNALAQALISKRTNIVALIISARTNLYYPEVLAELSARLNERDMRVLLFSLSEESEVDGVLDQIWRHSVDGVISAARLSAAQVAQFAEHRVPLVLYNRVASAAPSVRCDSVSGERGLVEHLLAAGHRRFGLISGPADSYVGEERRTAALAALAQAGVGDVPESRGDFSYDSGHRAMHALHQAVGALDAVIAVSDLMAIGAMDAARRDLGLSIPGDLSVVGFDGAGPARWGSYDLTSVRQPVRRMTDAAVSMLVERIEDATAPAEQRLFTGELLTGSSARIAMPEM; translated from the coding sequence ATGCCCAAACCGCAGACCAACAAGAAATCCACCTCCACCATCATGGAGCAGGGGCGGCGCCCGACATCCTATGATGTCGCGCGGATCGCGGGCGTGTCGCAATCGGCGGTGTCGCGCTGTTTCGCGCCCAATGCCTCGATCGGCGCGGCCAAGCGCGAGCTGATCCTGAAGGTGGCCGCCGAAATCGGCTATCGGCCCAATGCGCTGGCTCAGGCGCTGATTTCCAAGCGCACGAATATTGTGGCGCTGATCATTTCGGCGCGCACCAACCTCTATTATCCCGAGGTTCTGGCCGAATTGAGCGCGCGTTTGAATGAGCGCGACATGCGTGTGCTGCTCTTCTCCCTGTCGGAGGAGAGCGAGGTCGATGGCGTGCTGGACCAGATCTGGCGCCATTCGGTCGATGGGGTGATTTCGGCGGCGCGTCTTTCGGCGGCGCAGGTGGCGCAATTTGCCGAGCATCGCGTGCCTTTGGTGCTCTACAACCGCGTGGCGAGCGCGGCGCCTTCGGTGCGCTGCGATTCCGTGTCGGGCGAGCGCGGGCTGGTCGAGCATCTTCTAGCCGCCGGGCATCGCCGTTTCGGGCTGATTTCGGGCCCCGCCGACAGCTATGTCGGTGAGGAGCGGCGCACGGCGGCGCTCGCCGCGCTGGCGCAGGCCGGGGTGGGCGATGTGCCCGAGAGCCGGGGCGACTTCTCCTATGACAGCGGGCACCGCGCGATGCATGCATTGCATCAGGCGGTGGGCGCGCTCGATGCGGTGATCGCGGTCAGCGATCTGATGGCGATCGGCGCGATGGATGCGGCGCGGCGCGATCTGGGGCTGAGCATTCCCGGTGATCTCTCGGTGGTGGGCTTCGACGGGGCGGGGCCGGCGCGCTGGGGCAGCTATGATCTCACCTCGGTGCGGCAGCCGGTGCGGCGCATGACCGATGCGGCGGTTTCCATGCTGGTCGAGCGGATCGAGGATGCCACGGCGCCCGCCGAGCAGCGGCTGTTCACCGGCGAATTGCTCACCGGCAGCAGCGCGCGAATCGCGATGCCGGAGATGTGA
- the hisD gene encoding histidinol dehydrogenase yields the protein MTTAPQGFSETTVYIKAPARDSIADNNDVTGIVASVLADVRREGDAAVRRYSAKFDNADLEQFEVSQADRLAALDELDPQTRADTEFAIENVRRFAQAQLGTILPLEIEPIPGLHLGHRVIPIDRVGAYVPGGRFPLLSAPIMTIVPGKVAGCAEVVACLPPNAHRAMIAGCHLSGADRIFRIGGAQAIAAMAYGTQTVPQVNKIMGPGNAFVNEAKRQVFGPVGIDQLAGPSEIFVVADSSGDPELIACDLLGQAEHDVRTRVGLITTDRALAEATVKEVERQLETLATAKVAAESWANYGEIVLCDSEASMIAYSDHVAAEHLQVHTADPHGFARKLRNYGSLFIGENASVVYSDKNVGTNHTLPTMGAGRYTGGLWVGSYVKIATHQWLEDKAIAAVAPPAIRQSGSEGLEGHQKAAAIRFERLKQNA from the coding sequence ATGACCACCGCGCCGCAAGGCTTTTCCGAGACCACCGTCTACATCAAGGCCCCCGCCCGCGACTCGATCGCCGACAACAATGACGTGACCGGAATCGTCGCGAGCGTGCTGGCCGATGTGCGCCGCGAGGGCGATGCCGCCGTGCGCCGCTATTCCGCCAAATTCGACAATGCCGATCTGGAGCAGTTCGAGGTCAGCCAGGCCGACCGCCTCGCCGCGCTGGATGAACTCGATCCCCAGACCCGCGCCGACACCGAATTCGCCATCGAAAACGTGCGCCGTTTTGCGCAGGCCCAGCTCGGCACCATCCTGCCGCTGGAGATCGAGCCCATCCCCGGCCTGCATCTTGGCCACCGCGTCATCCCCATCGACCGCGTGGGCGCCTATGTGCCGGGCGGCCGCTTCCCGCTGCTCTCCGCGCCGATCATGACCATCGTGCCGGGCAAGGTCGCGGGCTGCGCCGAGGTCGTCGCCTGCCTGCCGCCCAACGCGCACCGCGCGATGATCGCGGGCTGCCACCTCTCGGGCGCGGACCGCATCTTCCGCATCGGCGGGGCGCAGGCCATCGCCGCCATGGCCTATGGCACGCAGACCGTGCCGCAGGTCAACAAGATCATGGGCCCCGGCAATGCCTTTGTGAACGAGGCCAAGCGTCAGGTCTTCGGCCCCGTGGGCATCGACCAGCTTGCCGGTCCTTCGGAGATCTTCGTGGTGGCCGATTCCTCAGGCGACCCCGAACTGATCGCCTGCGACCTCCTCGGTCAGGCCGAGCATGATGTGCGCACCCGCGTGGGCCTGATCACCACCGACCGCGCTCTGGCCGAGGCGACGGTGAAGGAGGTCGAGCGCCAGCTTGAGACCCTCGCCACCGCCAAGGTCGCGGCGGAAAGCTGGGCCAATTACGGCGAGATCGTGCTCTGCGACAGTGAAGCCTCGATGATCGCCTATTCCGATCACGTCGCCGCCGAACATCTGCAGGTCCACACCGCCGACCCGCATGGTTTCGCCAGGAAGCTGCGCAATTACGGCTCGCTGTTTATCGGTGAGAACGCCAGCGTGGTCTATTCGGACAAGAATGTCGGCACCAATCACACGCTGCCGACGATGGGCGCGGGGCGTTATACGGGCGGGCTCTGGGTCGGTTCCTATGTGAAGATCGCGACGCATCAGTGGCTGGAAGACAAGGCCATTGCCGCCGTCGCCCCGCCCGCCATCCGCCAGAGCGGCAGCGAAGGCCTCGAAGGCCATCAGAAGGCCGCGGCGATCCGCTTTGAACGCCTGAAGCAGAACGCCTGA
- a CDS encoding cupin domain-containing protein, with translation MTEQTNGGMAGDALAGTAMAGRLVRYADLVPCRTAFIDTRTPGSTEKENFTIIGPGVSESPDQFVHIALPHGFNIGGARQPFGCVNSQHSHETAEVFVVHSGHWRLLFGPNCEDGSLEIGPGDVASVPTQMFRGFEKVDEGTGFLWVALGQDEPGKVTWAPAVLEAAQDFGLKLTKGGQLIDTSSGDYELRDVELETGLDAEAAAQLRTPPLEKLLECVVRAGEASANPASPLAAPGVVEAGIIVPQATSDGFAPGPISGWWPHGLNLRQLTLQTGAYVPLHARAEEEVIFIQSGTLEVSWADGSLIMGAGDTLTVPIGLQHAFRNTASVPCEAIVVRGSEDPARPVFAG, from the coding sequence GTGACTGAACAGACAAACGGGGGGATGGCCGGCGATGCACTGGCCGGAACGGCGATGGCTGGCCGTCTGGTGCGCTATGCCGACCTCGTGCCTTGCCGCACCGCCTTTATCGACACCCGCACGCCCGGTTCGACCGAGAAGGAAAACTTCACGATCATTGGCCCCGGCGTGTCCGAAAGCCCCGATCAATTCGTGCATATCGCCCTGCCGCATGGCTTCAACATCGGCGGCGCGCGCCAACCCTTCGGCTGCGTCAATTCGCAGCATAGCCATGAAACGGCAGAGGTTTTTGTCGTTCATTCGGGCCATTGGCGGCTGCTGTTCGGCCCCAATTGCGAGGATGGCTCGCTGGAAATCGGGCCGGGCGATGTCGCCTCGGTGCCAACACAGATGTTCCGTGGTTTCGAGAAGGTCGATGAAGGCACCGGCTTCCTGTGGGTCGCGCTGGGGCAGGATGAGCCCGGCAAGGTGACCTGGGCCCCCGCCGTGCTGGAGGCCGCGCAGGATTTCGGCCTGAAGCTGACCAAGGGCGGCCAGTTGATCGACACCAGCAGTGGCGATTACGAGCTGCGCGATGTCGAGCTGGAAACCGGCCTCGATGCCGAGGCTGCCGCGCAATTGCGCACGCCGCCGCTCGAAAAGCTGCTGGAATGCGTGGTGCGCGCCGGGGAGGCTTCGGCCAATCCCGCTTCGCCACTGGCCGCGCCGGGGGTGGTGGAGGCGGGCATCATCGTGCCTCAGGCCACCAGCGACGGCTTTGCGCCGGGGCCGATTTCGGGCTGGTGGCCGCATGGTCTCAACCTGCGCCAGCTCACCTTGCAGACCGGCGCCTATGTCCCGCTGCATGCCCGCGCCGAGGAAGAGGTTATCTTCATCCAGTCCGGCACGCTGGAGGTCAGTTGGGCCGATGGCAGCCTGATCATGGGCGCCGGTGACACGCTGACGGTGCCGATTGGCCTGCAGCATGCCTTCCGCAACACCGCCTCCGTGCCGTGTGAGGCGATTGTGGTGCGCGGATCGGAGGATCCGGCAAGGCCGGTGTTTGCCGGCTAA